The segment TAGGAGATAATGAATGAGGTGGGggacagcaaaacaaaataaacaacacatgGAAAGAGTGGAAGGTTGCTGGGGTCGATTGCATCAGGCTATACGGGTACAAACTTATGACAGTTCGGGGTGCAAGCTGTAATTATCAAATACGCACAGAGAGCAaacgttcagagagagagagagagaaagagagagagagagggagagagagagagagagaactcagaactcagaactcagaactcagaatttttattgtaaaccacactgttgtgtttgtacaagggggagtagagtttccatttcaatgtatactctctcaGAGACAAGATAGTAAGAACAAGTGCATATACAGTGCTAAGGGTTGAAACATATCGATCggaaatcatttacacacattcattttagcctagcagttgctgtcgatgcctgaatgcataaaatgtataccgggagagtgagaataagaataagaataagaataagaatactttattatctcatagagaaattcagggagagagagagagagagagagagagagagagagagatgacagtggattATTTCTTTACAGGCCATTGGCCCCTGGAAAGAGGTAATATAATATGCAGTGACAACTTTACGTAAAGCTTGCAGCGTGGAAAAACACCATAACGTGGTGTAAAGAATAAGACCGGTACATAGCTGCATTCTGCTCCTGTTATAGCACACGGCGGGTACAACGTGTCCCCAATGTGCAGCAAAGCGGACACAAGATCTAGAGTCCGGGTAGGATTGCACCTGTCATCATGGCCTGCCTTTTATGACAGCCAGTGTTGTGTAGACTTGTTTTCTCTGAGCCTCAGTGTACCTGTCATCATGGATTACCTTTTTGCCCACCAGTGTTGTGCAGACTTGTTTTGTCTGAGCGCCAGCCTACCTGTCCTACCCCTGTTGTCATTaaaccccccacacacacacgcacacacacacacacaccttggatTATCTCTTTTATAAACAGAGAGATTGCGagaaacagagatagacagacagacagagacagtcagtcagcgagacattgagacagacgGTGAAACAGAAAGGGGGAGaggagagatcgagagagacaaagacagagacggtTGGGTAGTTATTGTTGTTTAACGTCCCTTTAGCCATTATGGCGATACCGGACtgggacagaggcagacagacagacagatagaggtagacaaatagaaacataaagagagagagacccagttTCTGTTCTGCGTAAATGTTTCAGTTttcaaaacacatacataattACATTTCTGCCGAGTAAGGTCCTCGGCTGAGTTCATCGCGATCTGGATGTGCAGTTACATGAGACGAACAAGAGTCCGGGTAAGCTTGCTCCTTTCAAAAAGGCCAGCCTGTTTTCACGGCCTGTGTTTGCTTCCAACGTCAGCGTACTCGTGATTATAGCAAGTCGTGACTCAATTAACCGGGTTGCAGAAATGTGAAAGACAGCAGCTTTTGTCCGACGTAAACTTTTCAacttacacacaaatacatctTTGTATCTGTATTTGTGCTAACCCAAGTATGCTCAACTACCACGATCCCACGATGAGTTCTTCGCGACCCGTATGTGCAGTAGAGTGAGACGTCTCGAGGATCCGGGTACACGTATCGCGTGACCGTGATGAGTCCTTTATCTTCACGCCGGAAAAATAGATACATCGTGTTTTGTTGGCGTAACACAAAATATACGGTTCGCATTAGCTCGCGAGAAAAACTTGAGATGGGTGGCTCTATATTTGTTGCTCAGAGAGGCGCTAAACAGCCTGCTCTTAGCATGTTGTAGATGAAGAATGTTCAGCATATATTTTTCTTTGTACCCACGATACTATATTTGCTTAAATGCGATTTTAACAGTTGCTTCAGCATCATCAACTCTCCCAGATTCTTACTTTTTGTGGAATATTGGTACGTTTGACCTTTGCACGCTTCCCACGTAATGCAGTCTGCACATATGCTGTAATGTCATGAGTTAGCTACAATGTATTTGGGATAAAGTAGTTTGGCCGTTTTTTGTGTATTAAACTATTCAGGTTTTATGACGTTGTGTGGTATGATACCCACACATGAGGAGGATAGAGgctacacgccgagtctcagtaaaTATTAAagataatggtcgaagttagcggatcatgaaaaatgcgaggtTCAGACATGGGTTTTCAGAGATTGTGATGAGGATGACACACCAACTTGAGTTTTTGCCAGGGAAGTTGGTGAACGCAGCCGAGGACCTTACTCGGCAGAAATGCaattatgtatgtgttttgaaAACTGAAACATTTACGCAGGACAGAaactgggtctctctctctttatgtttctatttgtctacctctatctgtctgtctgtctgcctctgtctcagTCCGGTATCGCCATAACGGTTAAAGGGACGTTAAACAACAATAACTACCCAACCGTCttagtctttgtctctctcgatctctcccctccccttcccctcttTTCCTTACCCCCTCTTTCCCtcaatccccctcccccctccacagCTGTGTTCTTACACTTTATCACAAACACCATagacaataacaagtcgcgtaaagcgaaataacaacatttagcaggcccggaccaaatgagttgtaaggggggggttcctcctttttttttggggggggggggggcaaatcagcgaagtggcgaagccacaagcgcgcgcctgcttgaactaggggggtcccccggaaaatgtttgaaaaacggttacaatctgtgcaatctggtgcattctgggccttgttttgagggttaaggcctgtcagtgtgagttggtggtggtggggggggggggggggggggggtacctttttctcatcagatttcacattgaataaaatttgttggagacacacacaaaatttactttaaaaaaaaacaaacaaaaaaacactcaaagcaaggtacatgctttttccaggggtggggttccggaacccctggaaaccccccccccccccccccctgggtccggccctgtttagtcaagtagctgtcgaactcacagaatgaaactgaacgcaatgccatttttcagcaagaccgtatactcgtagcatcgtcagtccaccgctcatggcaaaggcagtgaaattgacaagaagagcggggtaatagttgcgctaagaaggatagcacgcatttctgtacctctctttgttttaactttctgagcgtgtttttaatccaaacatatcatatctatatgtttttggaatcaggaaccgacaaggaataagatgaaagtgtttttaaattgatttcgacaatttaattttgataataatttttatatatttaattttcagagcttgttcttaatccaaatataacatatttatatgtttttgaaatcagcaaatgatggagaataagatgaacgtaactttggatcgttttataaatttgtatttttttttacaattttcagatttttaatgaccaaagtcattaattaatttttaagccaccaagctgaaatgcaataccgaagtccgggctaaCGTGTCCCTTTAACGTAGGGTATGTCAGTGCGGAGCCGATGGAACCGATAACACAAAATTCCTTTCGTTCAAAATCTCGAAAAACTTACAAAGCTTAGCGGTGTATCAACATGAAAGGGCCATAGATCGAGTGCATATATATAAACTTGTAAAAAATAAGTTACGTGAAGGTAGGCTTTCATGTTCTCTCAATAATGTATGACATCTCTGTTTTCTTCTGGGTGCTGCCCTATAaactgtgaaggaaatcacgaataacactaacaggcaaagtttgatagtgatatcctccacgcttttagagcgctaaccagagataataGAGTGACGTAGTGAAGTGTGGTTTCACGGATTGTAaattcagctcactgaccgagagagttgactttgtaaatcgcaacgaagatatcgttacacttaaccactgtccagCGACAGGGAGGCGTTGTCACGGGAATCAACTgaccgggagaaaggaagcccgagtagagcacttaacaggtaaatggaataagcatttgaatatcgttaatgtttatcgcataagtcgaatcgactaacactgtaactttaaacatagcagacagatatctaagacaagatgtccgctatttatgttgtgcagtgcgtcgtgtAACCGGTCATAAAGGAAAATAGCGGCCAGATGACAGAATGAAGGATCTGAGGAGCCGCCGGAATATTACGCCTTTAGACTCGCATAGCtgagattcgacgggatttctagAAGCTAGTGCACGGTTATGTTTGTCCGTAGAGTTGGACCATAGTGGTCACAGGGCGGTGgaaactgagtagaccgaggtcacCAGTAGCAGGAATTAGTAGtaaaatacatttcctagtgaacaGCAATAGAAGCTGTGTAATTCTGCGTATGACCAgaatcaaaatatgtctacaatgtCTTAATTACTTAAGAGATACGGAATATTTAGTAGACAGAGCAGACGGTATTTTAAGTCAGCCGTAGTAGAAACTATAACTGGTTTTTGTtgactacacacgagccgtgagtAGATACCTGTAAActagatatcgtgtgcctgttTTTTGTAGTTTTATACCTCAGTGAAGGATAGAGAGTTTTGTCATTGCAATTGTGTACGAGATTGTCATCTCTAGTTGTTTTTTGCTACAAAACTGTGAGTACCGGATTTTTGAGTATATAACcgttatgttcatgattgtgtgaaTTTGTGTGTATCAGTATGCTGTCATAGCTGATTAATACAGAGGAGGGAActtacatttggagttgtgtttgtttctgtgtgacagcgtactagcgcatttgcattcattcacacaaACTCGGACAGTGAGAATAGGCGATGACGCGATAAGGCTTTGTCTGATAGTGTTTGGAAATTAGGACCATGCAGCTTCAGATATCAGTGCCAAGTAAAAATAAAATCTCAAAGATTGCACCTATTTATTACCTTTCTCAATATTTCTGCTGTCAATAAACTAATCTCAGTCATGGAAATAGAGTAACAAAACGTATTGTCAATTTCTtgaagtcacacacacaaccacacacacacacacacacacacacacacacacacacacacacacacacacacacacacactaacgtaACAgggcctattttacccaccgtattttagatagtatgttcccaatttttggtgaacttcaatctccaactgtagcacctTATCgtgcacaacgaatccttctttatcatgtattactGGCATGAAAATtactcaagtcgattacagtatagcgtgtgtgggatacctccagcttcgctcgGATTAAAAGTAGGGGTCCCGGGACTGTCTAGgacgggcgtccgtggggagccctgagctcccaagctgatatgcaatcccaaagtccgggcttcgtcgaagatttcttTACCACACAACGTggcactaaaattaaacttggagaatacacgGAATAACCTAGtgttctgggtagttattgaagtgtcttataaaaatgaatgaaaaaattgtgaaaatgaatGGCCACAGATCGCCGTTGCTATGaaaacagccgccatattggcTTTTTAGGAAAAGGTTTTACAGTGACATCATACATAAGAAATGCATGAAATTtgacacaaagatacacaagacttttatctacaatcatattgCGCGACCTTTTTgacaaaagactacagttgaatttattatcaaattttGTAATGATTCTTGAATTTGTAACCgcatattcattaatccttatttcaaaaatgtatataaattcaactgtagtcttttgtcacaaaatcgttctatatgattgtagataaaagtcttgtgtatctttgtgccaaatattaagcatttctgatATATAATGTTGCTGTAAatcgtttcctagaaatccaatatggcgctgtttatGCCAGTTTCCATAGCGACTGCATGTCCTTTAGTTTTCGCAAATTGTTCATTTCtttttataagtcacttcaataactacccagaaaactaagttactccatgtattttccaagttttattttggtcattttAGTGCCGCTCATTGCCTTAAAATTGAATTTGAGCAAGCGATCCAAAATtgactttttcttcttattctttatcatttactgattccaaaaacatattggtatgttatttttagattaaaaacaggctgagaaagttaaaaggaTTAGAGAAAAGCGCGTTTGTCTGTGAAGCGCTTTACTTTACTGCGCTATGCTGGCTTGTAGCTTCAAGCCATCTGCGAACCGGTGTGGCGATGTGAGATTGACGACTCTGTCACCTTTCCgactcggcctcgttgatcttctataaactccacactgaacaaaaaaacacccttcgatagtactgacaATCGTCCTTGGGTACTTTACATTCTTGGGGTCAAATTTatccaacatttttttttaatttaaacttAGAAAagtgattcatcctaaaatgtttcacttctcattcaagggacgtaaccactcggtgtacgttttcgaagaaatcgaaaTTTGGAGTGAAATCTAATAAATTTTAACAcatattttcttcacatgcaagaaattGACATGCTTTTCTTCCTTAAATAAGTTCACGTCTTTACTTTttccaggaaacaacatttcagtctcgagtatataTCGAGTCGGAAAGGTGACAGAGTCGCCAATCTCACATCACTGCACCGGCCatacgctactgcgctataccggattgtcactttctgcacgctttttacatttagtcaagttttgactaaatgttttaacgtagagggggaatcgagacgagggtcgtggtgtatgtgcgtctgtgtgtctctgtgtgtgtgtagagcgattcagactaaactactggaccgatctttatgaaatttgacatgagagttcctgggtataaaatccccatacgcttttttcattttttcgataaatgtcttttatgatgtcatatccggagttttcgtgaaagttgaggcggcactgtcacgctctcatttttcaaccaaattggttcaaattttggtcaagtaatcttcgacgaagcccggacttcggtattgcatttcagcttggtggcttaaaaattaattaatgactttggtcattaaaaatctgaaaattgtaaataaaatattttttttataaaacgatccaaatttacgttcatcttattccccatcattttctgattccaaaaacatatacatatgttatatttggattaaaaacaagctctgaaaattaaaaatataaaaattattatcaaaattaaattgtccaaatcaatttaaaaacacttttatcttattccttgtcggttcctgattccaaaaacatatagatatgatatgtttggattaaaaacacgctcagaaagttaaaacgaagagtggtacagaaaagcgtgctatccttctcagcgcaagtactaccccgctcttcttgtcaatttcactgcctttgccgtgcgcggtggactgacgatgctacgagtatacggtcttgctgcgttgcattgcgttcagtttcattctgtgagttcgacagctacttgactaaatgttgtattttcgccttacgcgacttgttttttgttaaagtGGCAGAGCTTTCTTGGCTCATGGCCTCTGAGTATCGACAAAACTGTGTTGTCTTGGCGGATAAACGCAGAACGTTactttcattctgtaagttcgacgGGTTGACTAAATCTAGTAattttgcttcacgcgacttgtttttttaactgTACTCCCAGACCTCTTTCTGCGACAGATACGATGGAGGCGTGGGCCCACAACTGGACCCTGTCTGAACAAACAGTGGTGTTCTTGAAGAAGCAGGGTTACACAACCTTAAAGGACCTCTCTGTACTGACACCATTAAGTGTAAAAGAAACTATCCAGATACCTCAACTTCTACCTCACAGAGAATGTCAGATGCTTATGAAAGCCCTGGAATATGCAGGTAAAGTAAAGTATACAAAGCTGACGCAAGTCAAGCAAcaatgtgcttgtactgcatcaAGATAAAGGGAGATAACCTAATCTGGTACATAATTTGTATTTGTCTGGTTTGATGAGAGCCTAGAAAAGCACAAGATTTGACCAGGCGCACAACCAAAGTACAAGTATTGAAAGAAGAAATGTAGAACTCTGAGattcacgtaagaaatcgacaaacagtaacacaaactcaatcactccgtcacacatacacacacacacacacacacacacacacacacacacacacacacacacacacacacacacacacacacacacacacacacacacacacacacacacagtaagcataggtgaaactgtgcaagaaagcgagacactagatctggggacacgactgccaactagtctcggcccgctcaaaataacaatgaccgaaactttcagtaattccttcgcgtgacgtctaaccctcttacgccataatgtgacgtcttcaaatgacgaaatgttaaagtttctaccacagacatacacacgcacgcacagacagacaaagttacgatcgcataggctacacttcgtgagccaaaaacagatGCTAAATGACATCTAAAAGACCAGTTTTATTTTTACTTGCTGGTATGTAAAGATTCGCCCATTCTGCAAAAAGGACGTGAGTTTACGACACTTCTTAACTTGGTTTACACAGTAATGTAGCAGTCTTGGTTTGAAACCTTGCAGAAACCTGTTTGATTCCTCATTTCCAAAACTTTATCGTGACCAGATATACCAGTCTGCGCGAGAcctgacagagacagatatcATGTCCCCACGCCCCAAAGGGTGGAGACACAAGCAACGAGGCCATCACTGCACCATGAAAAGAATCTTCAGCAACAAGGATGGCCCGCTTCCGGAACGATCCAGCCAAAGTCGCAATGGAGTATGTGCTATGTATTCAGTTTCAGATTTTAAGACAAGGTTGGCGCTACAATATGCGATTTTTTTGTCACGGGCATTTCTGGAttgttttattgagtcacttgagaaaaagtgactctatgtaatcggtcagtgttagtctgtccggccggccggccagccggccgtagacaccaccttaacgttggacttttctcggaaactatcaaagcgatccggctcatattttgtttagtcgtgacctccaatgacctctacactttaacgatggtttcgttgacctttgacctttttcaaggtcacaggtcagcgtcaaaggaaaaattagacattttatatctttgacaaagttcatcggatgtgattgaaactttgtaggattattctttacatcaaagtatttacatctgtagccttttacgaacgttatcagaaaaacaagggagataactagccttttctgttcggcaacacacaacttaacgttgggcttttctcggaaactataaaagtgaccgggctcaaattttatgtgaacgtgactcccagtgacctctacactttgacgtctgctttggtgacctttgacctttttcaaggtcacaggtatgtcttgaaggaaaaaaattgaaatatcatatctctgaaactattcatcggatttgattcaaactttataggattattctttacatcaaattatttacatctgtattgtgttgtgaatagcaatttcttcctgtccatctgatgcctcatataatattcagaactgcgaaagtgactcgatcgagcgtttgctcttcttgtttgcaATTTGGGGCATGTCAGCGTCTCCAGAATGTCAATAACCTACACCATTTATTAGTAAGGATGTCCAACTGACTCGCCTTAATTGTAGTGTAATGATGGTTGCCTCAGTTCCTAGTTTGGTCGCTGTTGCTGTTTGAAAGTGATGTTAGTacgttttgttgtcttttttacatgtatgtgtgtgtgtgtgtgtttatgtaagtgtgtgtgtgcgggcgtgcgtgcgggcgtgcgtgcgtgcgtgcgtgcgtgcgtgcgtgtgtatgtgtgtgtgtgtgcttctgtctgcctgtctgtctgtctgtctgtctgcctgtttttgtttttttgttttttgttgttgcttgatGTGGTCTTATCAACATAGCCAAGAAAAGAAGATCATGCAAATAATGTATCACGTTTTCCAGGCATGTGGCTGTCTGTGTTGGTTCTTTACTGCAACTCTTCACCACTATTTTAGAAGTTGCTCTCAGCTTCATATATGATAGTACGTATGAAGTCTTCAGTAAAGATTATGGTGGACAAACGACATCGTCATATTTGCCGTCGAGCatggctttgttttgttttgattttacaGAGAAGCAATACAAATTGCTTTTGGTCGGAAAAAGAGGAAGCGGAAAAAGTTCAACTGCTGGCACCATTCTGCATGAAACAATCTCAACATCTCCGGGTGTCCGCGGATCCACTCTCCTTAAATTAAAGCGAGACACGGAGTACGGAAAAATCGAGGTATGATTCCGATACGCAAAAGCTACATAAGCAGCACAACTAGAACAAAAGTATTTTGCATGttacatttttgcttttctgTGAACTCCTCTAAAATTATCGAGACTGACTTAGAAAATGTTTGATAGAAATTCAGTGTTTGACTACCCCGAGTATCAGAAGGGTCGAAGTAATCGCCAGTGTTAGGATGTCCAGACGTAGACGGCAAACCTAATGCTaagatttttctctctccactGTTGTCCAAAATTTGAAGCTAGATCAAGCAAAGATAAGGTGAGGTTTTTTTCAAACTAGTACAGTATTTAATTTAGTACAGGTGATACTTCCTGCTACTTCTTCCTGTCAATTTACCACCCCCACCCATCACCCACTGTAGCCCCAAATGCTCGATGGACTCTCCTTGTTGACTCGTGCACGCATTCCAAGTAATGCGTGACAAGCAGTTTTCTGAATTTGTATTGCCTTTATGGGATTTATGATGCCGCATTGAATAACGCCTTTATGTATTTTTATTTGTCTTGTTCAACTGGTCACATTACGCACCTGAActcgatttttttaatttttttttttagattgcAGAATGTCCGGCTGCTGTGCACAGCAAAGACTTCTCTCAGTTCTTGCACAGAGGCATGGAGATTCAACCAGACGCAATTCTGTATTTTGTACAGCAGTTTGACGTCGACGATGCCGACTACAAAGTCTACAATTGGACACAAACTATCCTTGGAGACGTAAGATCTGTGATTGTTGTCTTCACTCAAGGAGACAAATTGACAGCTGCCTGTGATGCTATGGATGATGCGCCGACACAGCTTAAGAGGATTGTCAGAGAATGCGGAAACAGATATGTTAGCTTCAACAATAAAGCCAAAGCTGGGCAACGTCAACAAGTTGCAAATCTGCTGCGTGTCGTCGACAGCATGAAGATGCGAAGAGAAGAAACAGCTGAACTCCAAAGATCGCTGGCCGGGAGAAGCGGGAACAAGGACAGAAACGAAAATCAGAAGCAAGCTTCGGGTGGGCAGTGGGCACCAGAGACGCCGCAAATCCGAAAAATGACACCAAGCAACATGATGCAGACGGATGGACGGCAACAGAACGAACGTGACTGGGAAGACATAGATGAGGAACATGAAGAGGAAAAACTAAGAGGATCTCAATACGCACAAGAAGACAAGGAAGAAGAATTGTTCTCAGAAGACGAGGAGGACGAAGAAGACGGGAAAACAGGAGCAAGAGCCGCCGAGAACCTACAAGACTACGATTCAGATATCAATAACATGAGAGCAAGCAGCCATCTCAGATATGTTCCTCGTCAACACGAGAAACTGAACAAGTCAAATCTGCAAAAAATGCCGCAAGATCCTGCAAGCACCTCCGAAGCCAGAAGAGGCATTCAGTCAGCACCAAAGTCGCAAAAAACGAACAATCCAGAGAAGACATCCAGGAAGGTCACTTCAAGCCAAGTGACGGAAATAAACTCTGGTCATCCACAGGTGAGTGGTGGAGCCGAAGCCACAAAACCAACTGATTTCCGGTACGCTGACAAAGGTAAGAAATTAATCATCATATATGTACAATATTGTGTATAGACTGCATTGCAATATTAAAACATCAGCATACAATTGATATATCTGCGAAAGTCAAATCGGCCTCTATTGTCAACAACACATATTGTCTACAGTTTTTGTGTGCGTTTATttatatttcaattttttaaaacaagtgtgtgtgtgtgtgtgtgtgtgtgtgtgtgtgtgtgtgtgtgtgtgtgtgtgtgtgtgtgtgtagaagagTTCAGGTTTTTGCTGCTCGGCAAAACTGGGAGTGGCAAGAGCACGACCGGAAACACCATATTTGGAGAGAACAAGTTTTTCAGCTCCCCAGACTTTGGATCAGTGACTGCAGCGTGTGAAAGAGAAGTTTCTACAAAAAATGGAAAACACATCGAGGTATTTGTGCctgtaatctctctctctctctctctctctctctctctctctctctctctctctctctctctctctctctctctctctctgcgcgcgcgcgcgcgcgcgcgtgtgtgtgtgtgtgtgtgtgtgtgtgtgtgtgaagttttatgcattGCTCCAAGACTGTGCTTAAGTAAATTGTGTTTGAATACaatcagtattggcgttaaccggtaattccCGGTATATTACCCGGTAtattaccggttgaaatgagaaaataccgaaACAAAAATGGCTaccggtatgacctaccggttgatttgtTAGAAATACCGGAGgttttcgctggtaaaacaacaaaaccagtactctgagttggactcttactggttccaatgaccagcttCCCGTTTGTTTTCcggactgtttgcatcataaaagtgC is part of the Littorina saxatilis isolate snail1 linkage group LG15, US_GU_Lsax_2.0, whole genome shotgun sequence genome and harbors:
- the LOC138948429 gene encoding GTPase IMAP family member 8-like isoform X1, which gives rise to MEAWAHNWTLSEQTVVFLKKQGYTTLKDLSVLTPLSVKETIQIPQLLPHRECQMLMKALEYADIPVCARPDRDRYHVPTPQRVETQATRPSLHHEKNLQQQGWPASGTIQPKSQWKKQYKLLLVGKRGSGKSSTAGTILHETISTSPGVRGSTLLKLKRDTEYGKIEIAECPAAVHSKDFSQFLHRGMEIQPDAILYFVQQFDVDDADYKVYNWTQTILGDVRSVIVVFTQGDKLTAACDAMDDAPTQLKRIVRECGNRYVSFNNKAKAGQRQQVANLLRVVDSMKMRREETAELQRSLAGRSGNKDRNENQKQASGGQWAPETPQIRKMTPSNMMQTDGRQQNERDWEDIDEEHEEEKLRGSQYAQEDKEEELFSEDEEDEEDGKTGARAAENLQDYDSDINNMRASSHLRYVPRQHEKLNKSNLQKMPQDPASTSEARRGIQSAPKSQKTNNPEKTSRKVTSSQVTEINSGHPQVSGGAEATKPTDFRYADKEEFRFLLLGKTGSGKSTTGNTIFGENKFFSSPDFGSVTAACEREVSTKNGKHIEILDSPGLFDTSKDQGEIGSIIVKAVAALHPGASAVLYVVRAGRYTDEEYGVYERLKAVFDEDIIQYTIVIITGGDVYENQKKTIN
- the LOC138948429 gene encoding uncharacterized protein isoform X2, yielding MEAWAHNWTLSEQTVVFLKKQGYTTLKDLSVLTPLSVKETIQIPQLLPHRECQMLMKALEYADIPVCARPDRDRYHVPTPQRVETQATRPSLHHEKNLQQQGWPASGTIQPKSQWKKQYKLLLVGKRGSGKSSTAGTILHETISTSPGVRGSTLLKLKRDTEYGKIEIAECPAAVHSKDFSQFLHRGMEIQPDAILYFVQQFDVDDADYKVYNWTQTILGDVRSVIVVFTQGDKLTAACDAMDDAPTQLKRIVRECGNRYVSFNNKAKAGQRQQVANLLRVVDSMKMRREETAELQRSLAGRSGNKDRNENQKQASGGQWAPETPQIRKMTPSNMMQTDGRQQNERDWEDIDEEHEEEKLRGSQYAQEDKEEELFSEDEEDEEDGKTGARAAENLQDYDSDINNMRASSHLRYVPRQHEKLNKSNLQKMPQDPASTSEARRGIQSAPKSQKTNNPEKTSRKVTSSQVTEINSGHPQVSGGAEATKPTDFRYADKEEFRFLLLGKTGSGKSTTGNTIFGENKFFSSPDFGSVTAACEREVSTKNGKHIEMGVGTEGLPAVLSQHAPSSWQLKFFIEVLSSRSAVFRLGACAA